The proteins below are encoded in one region of Mycobacterium shinjukuense:
- a CDS encoding histidine phosphatase family protein, protein MQLLLVRHALPRRTEHGEGSDPDLSDAGLAQVARLPGALARFPISRVVSSPQRRAIQTAQPIAATRDLAVEIDDRFAEYDRDLSAYIPVEQIRAEFPEEWARMAQGQLPSAVDEDSFRARVRAAVADLIAAAAPEDTVAAFSHGGVINVVLHEILGTARLLSFPIDYASVTRLLFSRTGQATVASVNSTEHVWDLLPRNQRW, encoded by the coding sequence ATGCAGCTGCTGTTGGTCCGGCATGCGCTGCCGCGGCGCACAGAACACGGTGAAGGTTCCGACCCCGACCTGTCGGACGCCGGATTGGCGCAGGTCGCGCGCCTGCCGGGGGCGCTGGCCAGGTTCCCGATCTCCCGGGTGGTGAGCAGCCCGCAGCGCCGCGCCATTCAGACCGCCCAACCGATCGCGGCGACGCGTGACCTGGCCGTCGAAATCGACGACAGGTTTGCCGAATACGACCGCGACCTGTCCGCCTACATCCCCGTCGAGCAGATTCGCGCCGAATTCCCCGAGGAGTGGGCCCGGATGGCCCAGGGGCAGCTGCCCAGCGCGGTCGACGAAGACTCCTTTCGGGCGCGGGTTCGGGCGGCCGTCGCCGACCTCATCGCCGCCGCCGCACCCGAGGACACGGTCGCGGCGTTCAGCCACGGCGGGGTGATCAACGTGGTGTTGCACGAGATTCTGGGGACCGCCCGGCTGCTGTCGTTTCCCATCGATTACGCATCGGTGACCCGGCTATTGTTCTCCCGGACCGGTCAGGCGACGGTGGCCTCGGTCAACTCCACCGAGCACGTGTGGGATCTGTTGCCCCGGAATCAGCGGTGGTAA
- a CDS encoding alkyl/aryl-sulfatase — MPVDHKPPTAVIASAHGKHSLPWDDTTDFDDADRGFIAALSPCVIKAADGRVVWDNDAYAFLGGPPPTSVHPSLWRQSTLAAKQGLYEVVPGIYQVRGFDISNISFVEGDTGLIVIDPLISTEVAAAALELYRAHRGGDRPVVAVIYTHSHVDHFGGVLGVTTQADVDAGKVAVLAPEGFSAHAVQENVYAGPAMTRRATYMYGTMLDRGPQGQVGCGLGQAPSTGEVGVINPTVNIRTTGQTHRIDGVEIEFQMAPGTEAPAEMHFYFPKYRALCMAENATHNLHNLLTLRGALVRDPHAWSGYLTEAIDTFADRTDVVFASHHWPTWGHQRIVEFLSLQRDLYAYLHDQTLRLLNQGYTGVEIAEIFQLPPALERAWHTHGYYGSVSHNVKAIYQRYMGWFDGNPARLWPHPPEALGPRYVDAIGGIDRVVQLAQQAFDSGDFRWAATLLDHAVFTDSDHGGARALYADTLEQLGYGAENATWRNFFMSGAAELRVGNVGTATQTTSLTLLSQLTPEQIFDGLAIRVNGPRSWELDIAIDVTFRDVDANYRLTLRNGVLVHRERPADPATATVTVRLDTKSRLLGVAAGDFSSAGLEVSGDQTALRSLLGVLEEPDPGFNIVTP, encoded by the coding sequence GTGCCGGTGGACCATAAACCTCCCACCGCGGTCATTGCGTCGGCACACGGCAAGCACTCGCTACCGTGGGATGACACAACGGATTTCGACGATGCCGACCGCGGATTCATTGCGGCGCTGTCGCCGTGTGTCATCAAGGCGGCCGACGGCCGTGTGGTATGGGACAACGATGCCTATGCGTTTCTCGGCGGGCCGCCGCCGACGTCGGTGCATCCCAGCCTGTGGCGGCAATCGACGCTGGCCGCCAAGCAGGGCCTCTACGAAGTGGTGCCGGGCATCTACCAGGTCCGCGGATTCGACATCTCCAACATCAGTTTCGTCGAGGGCGATACCGGACTCATCGTCATCGACCCGTTGATATCCACCGAGGTGGCCGCCGCGGCCCTGGAGCTGTATCGGGCTCACCGTGGCGGTGACCGCCCGGTGGTCGCGGTGATCTACACCCACAGTCACGTCGACCACTTCGGTGGCGTGCTGGGGGTCACCACCCAAGCCGATGTGGACGCGGGCAAGGTGGCGGTGCTGGCACCGGAGGGCTTCTCTGCGCACGCCGTGCAGGAGAACGTCTACGCCGGTCCGGCCATGACACGCCGCGCCACCTACATGTATGGCACGATGCTGGACCGCGGACCGCAGGGGCAGGTGGGCTGCGGGCTCGGCCAGGCCCCGTCGACCGGTGAGGTGGGCGTCATCAACCCGACCGTCAACATCCGCACGACCGGGCAGACACACCGCATCGACGGCGTGGAGATCGAGTTCCAGATGGCGCCGGGCACCGAGGCCCCCGCCGAGATGCACTTCTATTTCCCGAAATACCGCGCGTTGTGCATGGCCGAGAACGCCACCCACAACCTGCACAACCTGCTGACCCTGCGCGGCGCGCTGGTGCGCGACCCGCATGCCTGGTCGGGCTATCTCACCGAGGCGATCGACACCTTCGCCGACCGCACCGATGTGGTGTTCGCTTCGCACCACTGGCCGACCTGGGGCCACCAGCGCATCGTCGAATTCCTGTCGCTGCAGCGAGATCTGTACGCCTACCTACACGACCAGACGCTGCGGCTGCTCAACCAGGGCTACACCGGCGTCGAAATCGCCGAAATATTCCAGCTGCCACCAGCATTGGAGCGGGCCTGGCACACCCACGGCTACTACGGCTCGGTCAGCCATAACGTGAAGGCGATCTATCAACGTTACATGGGATGGTTCGACGGCAACCCGGCCCGGCTGTGGCCCCATCCCCCAGAAGCGCTCGGCCCGCGCTACGTCGACGCTATCGGTGGGATCGACCGGGTCGTCCAACTCGCTCAGCAGGCCTTCGACTCCGGTGATTTCCGGTGGGCGGCCACGCTGCTCGACCATGCGGTGTTCACCGACAGTGACCACGGCGGTGCCCGCGCGCTATACGCCGACACCCTAGAGCAGCTCGGCTACGGCGCCGAAAACGCGACGTGGCGCAACTTCTTCATGAGTGGGGCCGCCGAATTGCGTGTCGGAAACGTCGGCACCGCAACCCAAACCACGTCGTTGACGTTGTTGTCGCAGCTGACACCGGAGCAGATCTTCGACGGCCTCGCCATTCGGGTCAACGGGCCACGCAGTTGGGAGCTGGACATCGCTATCGATGTCACGTTCCGTGATGTGGACGCCAACTACCGGCTTACGCTGCGCAATGGCGTGTTGGTCCATCGCGAGCGTCCTGCTGATCCGGCCACCGCGACGGTTACCGTGAGGCTGGACACCAAGTCTCGGCTGCTGGGGGTGGCGGCCGGCGATTTCAGCTCGGCTGGGCTCGAGGTGTCCGGCGACCAGACGGCGCTGCGGTCGCTGTTGGGTGTGCTCGAGGAACCGGACCCCGGTTTCAACATCGTCACGCCCTGA
- a CDS encoding lipoprotein LpqH, with the protein MKRGLTVAVAGAAILVVGLSGCSSNKSTTGGGTTTAGGTTASPAAGGPKVIIDGKDQNVTGSVVCTTAAGNVNIAIGGAATGIAAVLTDTNPPEVKSVGLGNVNGVTLGYTSGTGQGNATATKNGNTYKITGTATGVDMANPMSPVTKPFEIDVTCS; encoded by the coding sequence GTGAAGCGTGGACTGACGGTCGCGGTAGCCGGAGCGGCCATTCTGGTTGTGGGTCTTTCCGGATGTTCGAGCAACAAGTCGACTACGGGCGGCGGTACCACGACTGCCGGAGGCACAACGGCAAGCCCCGCCGCCGGCGGGCCAAAGGTCATCATCGACGGCAAGGACCAAAACGTCACCGGTTCGGTGGTGTGCACCACGGCAGCCGGCAATGTCAACATCGCGATCGGTGGAGCGGCGACGGGCATCGCCGCCGTGCTCACCGACACCAACCCGCCCGAGGTGAAGTCCGTCGGGCTGGGCAACGTCAACGGCGTCACGCTCGGATACACATCGGGTACCGGCCAGGGCAACGCCACGGCCACCAAGAACGGCAACACCTACAAGATCACCGGCACCGCCACCGGGGTTGACATGGCCAACCCGATGTCGCCGGTGACCAAGCCGTTTGAAATCGACGTGACCTGTTCCTAA
- a CDS encoding sensor histidine kinase, producing the protein MSSSRPAEARRVWSLRLRLLVGQIVVLAIVCLGITAATELALRHHLLAQLDGQLSGTSYRSALLYPELPRRHEPRYTRAGPGPRFLDAPGQPAGMVAAVVSNGRTVDAGYLTSSGTRAALTPTAQAQLERIAGSRTPVTLNLDGLGRYRVVAAPSRHRADVIVTGLSMAGVDATMFQMLVIFGILTVIALVAATSAGVVIIRRALAPLRRVAQTASEVVDLPLDRGEVALPVRVPQPDANPYTEVGRLGSALNRMLDHIAAALSTRQASETRVRQFVADASHELRTPLAAIRGYTELAQRMGDDRAAVAHAMSRVASETDRITRLVEDLLLLARLDSGRPLEREPVDLSRLAVDAVSDAHVAASDHHWELDLPPEPVVVPGDAPRLHQVLTNLLANARVHTGAGTVVTTRLCTEPCHAVLQVIDNGPGVPVAQQSEVFERFVRGDTSRSRHGGSTGLGLAIVSAVVKAHHGTITLNSRPGHTEFTVRLPLNGWQPHAYQL; encoded by the coding sequence ATGTCCTCAAGCCGGCCCGCTGAGGCTAGGCGAGTCTGGTCGCTTCGGCTGCGGCTTCTGGTCGGGCAGATCGTGGTGCTGGCCATCGTGTGTCTGGGCATCACCGCGGCCACCGAGCTGGCGCTGCGCCATCACTTGCTGGCACAGCTCGACGGGCAGCTCAGCGGCACCAGCTACCGCTCCGCGCTGCTGTATCCCGAACTGCCCCGTCGCCACGAACCGCGCTACACCAGGGCCGGCCCCGGCCCCCGGTTCCTCGATGCGCCGGGCCAGCCGGCCGGAATGGTCGCTGCGGTGGTCAGCAACGGCAGGACCGTCGACGCGGGATATCTGACCAGCAGTGGCACCCGGGCCGCGTTGACCCCAACCGCGCAGGCGCAGCTGGAACGGATCGCCGGCAGCCGCACACCGGTCACCCTCAACCTCGACGGCCTCGGCCGGTATCGTGTCGTGGCCGCCCCGAGCCGCCACCGGGCCGACGTCATCGTCACCGGTCTGTCGATGGCGGGCGTCGACGCCACGATGTTCCAGATGCTGGTCATCTTCGGGATCCTCACGGTGATCGCGCTGGTCGCCGCGACGAGCGCGGGCGTGGTCATCATCAGGCGGGCGCTGGCGCCGTTGCGCCGCGTCGCGCAAACCGCGAGCGAGGTTGTCGACCTGCCGTTGGACCGCGGCGAAGTTGCGCTGCCCGTGCGGGTGCCCCAGCCCGACGCGAATCCCTACACCGAGGTCGGTCGACTCGGTTCGGCGCTGAACCGGATGCTCGACCACATCGCCGCGGCGCTGTCGACGCGACAGGCCAGCGAGACGCGGGTGCGCCAATTCGTCGCCGACGCCAGCCACGAACTGCGTACGCCGCTGGCCGCGATCCGCGGTTACACCGAGCTGGCGCAGCGGATGGGTGACGATCGTGCGGCGGTGGCACACGCGATGAGCCGGGTGGCGTCCGAGACCGATCGGATCACGCGCCTCGTCGAGGACCTGCTGCTGCTGGCCCGCCTGGACTCGGGCCGGCCGCTGGAACGCGAACCGGTGGACCTGTCCCGGTTGGCGGTCGACGCGGTCAGCGACGCACACGTCGCCGCATCGGATCACCACTGGGAGCTCGACCTGCCCCCCGAACCGGTGGTGGTCCCCGGTGATGCGCCGCGATTGCATCAGGTGCTGACCAACCTGCTGGCCAACGCCCGCGTCCATACCGGCGCCGGCACCGTCGTCACGACACGGCTGTGCACAGAGCCGTGCCACGCCGTGCTGCAGGTGATCGACAACGGCCCCGGCGTACCGGTGGCGCAGCAGTCGGAGGTGTTCGAGCGGTTCGTCCGCGGCGATACCTCACGCTCCCGCCACGGCGGCAGCACCGGGCTCGGTTTGGCGATCGTCTCCGCCGTGGTCAAGGCGCACCATGGAACGATCACGCTGAACAGCCGGCCCGGTCATACCGAGTTCACCGTGCGGCTGCCACTTAACGGGTGGCAACCGCACGCTTACCAGCTCTAG
- a CDS encoding response regulator transcription factor, translated as MCRADGQPVTVLVVDDELVLAEMVSMALRYEGWNIVTASDGSSAIAAARAQRPDVVVLDVMLPDMSGLDVLQALREQNPRLPVLLLTAKDAVEDRIAGLTAGGDDYVTKPFSLEEVVLRLRALLRRTGVTTADGGAQLVVGDLVLDEDSHEVTRAGEPVTLTSTEFELLRFMMRNSKRVLSKAQILDRVWSYDFGGRSNIVELYISYLRKKIDNGRKPMIHTLRGAGYVLKPAR; from the coding sequence ATGTGCCGTGCCGACGGACAGCCGGTCACCGTACTGGTCGTTGACGACGAACTTGTCCTCGCCGAGATGGTGTCGATGGCGTTGCGCTACGAGGGCTGGAACATCGTCACCGCCAGCGATGGCTCATCGGCCATCGCCGCGGCCCGCGCGCAGCGCCCCGACGTGGTCGTACTGGACGTGATGCTGCCCGACATGAGCGGCCTCGACGTGCTTCAGGCGTTGCGCGAGCAGAATCCCCGGTTGCCGGTGTTGCTGCTGACGGCCAAGGACGCGGTGGAGGATCGCATCGCCGGGCTCACCGCGGGCGGCGACGACTACGTCACCAAGCCGTTCAGCCTCGAGGAGGTGGTGCTTCGGCTGCGGGCGCTGCTGCGGCGCACCGGGGTCACCACAGCCGACGGCGGCGCGCAACTGGTGGTCGGGGACCTGGTGCTGGACGAAGACAGCCACGAGGTGACGCGCGCCGGCGAGCCGGTCACGTTGACCTCCACCGAGTTCGAGCTGCTGCGGTTCATGATGCGCAACTCCAAGCGGGTGCTGAGCAAGGCCCAGATTCTGGACCGGGTGTGGAGCTACGACTTCGGTGGCCGGTCTAATATCGTCGAGCTGTACATCTCCTACCTGCGCAAGAAGATCGACAACGGCCGCAAACCCATGATCCACACGCTGCGCGGCGCCGGCTATGTCCTCAAGCCGGCCCGCTGA
- a CDS encoding MmcQ/YjbR family DNA-binding protein: MSDRPAEVGDVHRIAASMPHVKRVEGPKGNAIYQVGGRSFVFFRTPQPDATDPVTGDRYTDVIMLWVESESDKLALVQDPASPFFTTERFDGHPSVLVRASRLAEVSVSELTELVQDAWLSRVSKRRAAAWLASRQP, translated from the coding sequence ATGTCCGATCGACCCGCCGAAGTCGGCGATGTGCACCGGATCGCTGCGTCGATGCCGCACGTCAAACGCGTGGAAGGACCAAAGGGCAACGCGATCTATCAGGTGGGCGGCAGGTCGTTCGTGTTCTTTCGCACCCCACAACCGGACGCGACCGATCCGGTCACCGGTGACCGCTACACCGACGTGATCATGCTCTGGGTGGAATCGGAGAGCGACAAGCTCGCGCTGGTGCAGGATCCGGCTTCACCGTTTTTCACCACGGAGCGCTTCGATGGGCATCCCTCGGTGCTCGTGCGGGCCAGTCGACTAGCGGAGGTCAGCGTGTCGGAATTGACCGAACTGGTGCAGGACGCATGGTTGTCCCGGGTGTCGAAGCGGCGGGCCGCGGCGTGGCTCGCGTCCCGCCAGCCGTAG
- a CDS encoding glycoside hydrolase family 25 domain-containing protein — protein sequence MVDTLFADVSEYQVPVDNSYPYQVLSIRVCDGTYRDHNFALNYAWMRAALDSRRLTFGIVYTYVRPNWLANANTVRTMIDANGGLHRRVALMLDVESGGNPPGDGSSWINRLYWNLADYAGSAARIIGYANAYDFYNMWRVRPPGLRVIAAGYGSNPHLPGQVAHQYTDGSGYSPNLPQGAPPFGRCDMNSADGLTPQQFAAACGITTNGGPLMALTDEEQAELLTKVREIWDQLRGPNGTGWPQLGQNSRGQDLTPVDAIAAIKNDVERLQPPT from the coding sequence GTGGTCGACACTTTGTTCGCCGACGTCTCCGAATACCAAGTGCCCGTGGATAACTCATATCCCTACCAGGTTCTTTCGATTCGCGTGTGCGACGGCACCTATCGCGATCACAACTTTGCGCTCAACTACGCATGGATGCGCGCGGCGTTGGACAGCCGGCGACTGACCTTCGGAATCGTCTACACCTATGTCCGCCCCAACTGGTTAGCCAACGCCAATACCGTGCGCACGATGATCGACGCCAACGGCGGCTTGCACCGCCGGGTGGCGTTAATGCTCGACGTCGAATCGGGCGGTAACCCGCCGGGCGACGGGTCCAGCTGGATCAACCGGCTGTACTGGAACCTAGCGGATTACGCGGGATCCGCGGCGCGAATCATCGGTTACGCCAATGCCTATGACTTCTACAACATGTGGCGGGTGCGCCCGCCCGGCCTGCGTGTCATCGCGGCGGGTTACGGATCCAACCCGCACCTTCCCGGACAGGTCGCCCACCAGTACACCGACGGCTCGGGTTATAGCCCCAATCTGCCGCAGGGCGCTCCGCCGTTCGGCCGCTGCGACATGAACTCCGCCGATGGCCTGACCCCACAACAGTTTGCCGCCGCGTGCGGCATCACCACGAACGGAGGACCGCTGATGGCGCTCACCGACGAGGAGCAGGCCGAACTGTTGACGAAGGTCCGTGAGATCTGGGATCAGCTGCGCGGGCCCAACGGCACCGGCTGGCCACAGCTGGGCCAGAACAGCCGAGGCCAGGATCTCACGCCCGTCGACGCGATCGCGGCGATCAAGAACGACGTGGAACGTCTCCAGCCGCCGACATGA
- a CDS encoding pyridoxal phosphate-dependent aminotransferase: MTARLRPELAGLPVYVPGKTVPGAIKLASNETVFGPLPSVRAAIERATDAVNRYPDNGCVQLKAALAKHLSAASTADFTAEHIAVGCGSVSLCQQLVQISASVGDEVIFGWRSFELYPPQVQVAGAIPVRVPLTNHTYDLGAMLAAISERTRLIFVCNPNNPTSTVVDPVALARFVQAVPAHIVIAIDEAYVEYIRDGMLPDSLGLVRDHDNVVALRTFSKAYGLAGLRVGYAIGHPDVITALDKVYVPFTASSLAQAAAIASLDAADELLARTDAVVAERARVSAALRDAGFRLPPSQANFVWLPLGQRTRDFVEQAAEAGIVVRPYGTDGVRVTVGAPDENDAFLRFARAWNTADAREFRDQRLGASEPSGPGCGR, encoded by the coding sequence GTGACTGCCCGCCTGCGGCCCGAGCTGGCCGGGCTGCCAGTTTACGTCCCCGGCAAGACCGTGCCCGGCGCCATCAAACTGGCCAGCAACGAGACCGTGTTCGGCCCGCTGCCCAGTGTCCGCGCGGCCATCGAGCGCGCTACCGACGCGGTCAACCGCTATCCCGACAACGGCTGCGTGCAGCTGAAAGCGGCGCTGGCCAAACACCTCAGCGCGGCGAGCACGGCGGATTTCACCGCCGAGCACATCGCCGTGGGCTGCGGCTCGGTCAGCCTGTGCCAGCAGCTCGTTCAGATCAGCGCGTCGGTGGGCGACGAGGTGATCTTCGGGTGGCGCAGCTTCGAGCTCTACCCGCCGCAGGTCCAGGTCGCCGGTGCCATCCCCGTCCGGGTGCCGTTGACCAACCACACCTATGACCTCGGCGCGATGCTCGCCGCGATCAGCGAACGCACCCGGCTGATTTTCGTCTGCAACCCCAACAATCCGACGTCCACGGTCGTCGACCCGGTCGCGCTGGCTCGCTTCGTGCAGGCGGTTCCAGCGCACATCGTGATCGCCATCGACGAGGCCTATGTCGAGTACATCCGCGATGGCATGCTGCCCGACAGCTTGGGGCTGGTCCGCGACCACGACAACGTCGTTGCGCTGCGCACCTTTTCCAAGGCCTACGGGCTGGCGGGCCTGCGGGTCGGCTACGCGATCGGCCACCCGGACGTGATCACCGCGCTGGACAAGGTCTACGTGCCGTTCACCGCGTCCAGCCTGGCTCAGGCCGCGGCCATCGCCTCGCTGGACGCCGCCGACGAGCTACTGGCCCGCACCGACGCCGTGGTAGCCGAGCGCGCCCGCGTCAGCGCCGCGTTGCGGGACGCCGGGTTCAGGCTGCCACCGTCGCAGGCCAACTTCGTCTGGCTGCCCCTGGGACAGCGCACCCGCGACTTCGTGGAGCAGGCCGCCGAAGCGGGCATCGTGGTCCGCCCGTACGGCACCGACGGTGTCCGGGTCACCGTCGGCGCGCCCGACGAAAACGACGCCTTCCTGCGGTTTGCCCGCGCGTGGAACACCGCGGATGCGCGGGAGTTCCGCGACCAACGGTTGGGCGCAAGCGAACCTAGCGGGCCGGGTTGCGGCCGGTGA
- a CDS encoding TIGR03086 family metal-binding protein, which produces MAPDLRPAPDSPPADELASAEATLAVLRRVLRTIASGDMSRPTPCTEYDVAGLTGHLLNEIMVLGGLVGADFADCPHSGDTYSVERQVISAARPALDAWHRHGLEGEVALGPGSMTARVAVSVFSIEFLVHAWDYGVAVGRSVQVSDSLAEYVLGLARKLIKPHERGAAGFDEPVDVPDDASGLDRLVAFTGRNPAR; this is translated from the coding sequence ATGGCCCCAGATTTGCGACCCGCACCCGACTCCCCACCAGCCGACGAGTTGGCCAGCGCCGAAGCCACGCTCGCGGTGCTGCGGCGAGTCCTGCGCACCATCGCCAGCGGCGACATGTCCCGGCCAACACCCTGCACCGAGTACGACGTGGCGGGCCTGACCGGGCACCTGCTGAACGAGATCATGGTTCTGGGGGGCCTGGTGGGCGCGGACTTCGCGGATTGCCCGCATAGCGGTGACACCTATTCGGTGGAGCGGCAGGTGATCAGCGCGGCCCGACCGGCCCTGGACGCCTGGCACCGGCACGGCCTGGAAGGCGAGGTCGCGCTGGGGCCGGGTTCGATGACCGCCAGGGTTGCGGTATCGGTCTTTTCGATCGAATTCCTGGTGCACGCCTGGGATTACGGGGTCGCTGTGGGACGCTCCGTGCAGGTGTCGGATTCGCTGGCCGAATACGTGCTGGGGTTGGCGCGAAAGCTGATCAAGCCGCACGAGCGCGGCGCCGCCGGATTCGATGAGCCGGTCGATGTTCCCGACGATGCCAGCGGGCTGGATCGGCTGGTGGCGTTCACCGGCCGCAACCCGGCCCGCTAG
- a CDS encoding crotonase/enoyl-CoA hydratase family protein, producing MGETYESVTVETTDQVAQVTLIGPGKGNAMGPAFWSELPEVFATLDADRDVRAIVITGSGKNFSYGLDVPAMGGMFTPLMAAGALARPRADFYTEILRMQKAINAVADCRTPTIAAIHGWCIGGGVDLISAVDIRYASADAKFSVREVKLAIVADMGSLARLPLILGDGHLRELALTGKDIDAARAEKIGLVNDVYEDAEATLAAAHTTAAEIAANPPLAVYGIKDVLDQQRTSAVSENLRYVAAWNAAFLPSNDLTEGISAAFAKRPPRFTGE from the coding sequence ATGGGCGAAACATACGAATCCGTCACCGTCGAAACCACCGACCAGGTCGCGCAGGTGACGCTGATCGGGCCCGGCAAGGGCAACGCGATGGGGCCCGCCTTCTGGTCGGAGTTGCCGGAGGTGTTCGCAACGCTGGACGCCGACCGAGACGTGCGGGCCATCGTCATCACCGGGTCGGGCAAGAACTTCAGCTATGGCCTGGACGTGCCCGCGATGGGCGGCATGTTCACCCCGCTGATGGCCGCGGGCGCGCTGGCCCGCCCGCGCGCCGACTTCTACACCGAGATACTGCGCATGCAGAAGGCGATCAACGCCGTCGCCGACTGCCGCACCCCCACCATCGCCGCCATCCACGGCTGGTGCATCGGCGGCGGCGTGGACCTGATCTCCGCGGTCGACATCCGCTACGCCAGCGCCGATGCCAAATTCTCGGTGCGCGAGGTCAAGCTGGCCATCGTTGCGGACATGGGCAGCCTGGCCCGCCTGCCGTTGATCCTGGGCGATGGTCACCTGCGGGAGCTGGCGCTGACGGGTAAGGACATCGACGCCGCCCGCGCTGAGAAGATCGGCTTGGTCAACGACGTCTACGAGGACGCCGAGGCCACGCTGGCCGCCGCCCATACCACCGCCGCCGAGATCGCCGCCAACCCGCCGTTGGCGGTCTACGGCATCAAGGACGTGCTCGATCAGCAGCGCACCTCCGCGGTGTCGGAGAACCTGCGCTACGTCGCCGCCTGGAACGCGGCGTTCCTGCCGTCCAACGACTTGACCGAGGGAATCTCGGCGGCGTTTGCCAAGCGCCCGCCGCGGTTCACCGGCGAGTAG